The Penaeus vannamei isolate JL-2024 chromosome 15, ASM4276789v1, whole genome shotgun sequence genomic interval ATCATAACACTGTACGGGAAGTGGTAATTATATTGAAGATGAAGCTagcaatagttgtaatgatatcggacaatagtatgtgtatatatatatatatatatatatatatatatatatatatatatatatatatatatatatatatatatatatatatatatatatatatatatatatatatatatatatacatatatatacaatatatatatatatgtatatatatatatatatatatatatatatatatatatatatatatatatatatatatatatacacatatatatatatatatatatatatatatatatatatacattaatcatCCTTGAatgcaaacaaaacaataaaaaaacgtacCCTTTTCTACCTTAAATAAATACcgacatacaaaaatataaaaaacgcaTACCATTAACTCAGTAATTCGACACAAATACCATCAAAGTATCAAGACGAACAAAACACCGAAATTATCCTGACTATTGTATTAGATATAATAAAAGCTTCTTCACTCCTCTCCAGGTGTCGAAATTATTCTGATTACTGTATTAGATATAATAAAAGCTTCTTCACTCCTCCCACAGGTGTCATGGGTGAGGAGACGCGACCACCACCTCATCACCCTCGGGAGCCACACTTACACGAACGATGACCGCTTCCACGTGTCACACACTCCGCCCTTCAAGGTCGTCTCGAGAAGGGGCAAGGTGAGGTCACGCTTAAGGAGCTGAGGATTAGGTTGGATGTTGTATGAATCATTATGTGAAAGGGTCATAAATATGGAAAAGGGTTAGTTTTGGAACAGCTAATATTGAAATATTAGTCAATATTcatccaaagacacacacacacacacacacacatacacacacacacacacacacacacacacatacacacacacacacacacacacacacatatatatatatatatatatatatatatatatatatacatatatatatatacatatatatatatatatatatatatatatatatatatatatatatatatatatgtacacacacacacacacaaacacacacacacacacacacacacacatgcacacacacacacacacacacacacacacacacacatatatatacatatatatatatatatatatatatatatatatatatacatatatatatatatacattatatatatatatatatatatatatatatatatatatatatatatatatatatatatatatatatgtgtgtgtgtgtgtgtgtgtgtgtgtgtgtgtgtgtgtgtgtgtgtgtgtgtgtgcgtgtgtgtgtgtgtgtgtgtgtgtgtgtgtgtgtgtgtgtgtgtgtgtgtgtttgtgtgtgtgtgtgtgtgtacatttttatttattaatttatctttctaataatttatttattcattatattcattatatatgtgcatttgtgtttatatgcgaataaaaatacataaatatatacatacacacatacgtccgcatatacacttatacatccatacatttatgcatacatgctggcaaacatgaatgcatacatttatacataaacagtTCGACTCAGAATACGTTTTTTTTCGCACAGGAATGGACGCTACATATTAAATACGTTCAGACAAGAGATTCAGGCGTCTATGAGTGCCAATTATCCACACATCCGCCCATGGGAATCCTAACAACACTCATGGTCATAGGTGAGTATAATAACTGTCAAATGTCTTaggtatgcaagtatatatacatgtaagttatATGTTCATTGGTATGTAAGTGACATGTATTACCCGATAATGACATTTATTCTCTCCATATGGTGCAATAAGTAATTTTTCGACAGGCAGCATGAACATGTTAAACAATACTTACACCTTTTTTTTGCCTCTGTTTTCTCCAACCAGAGCCGGTATCACACATCACGGGCGGGCCGGATCTCTACGCCCAAGAAGGCAGTGACGTGACGCTGCTGTGCCGTTTGAAGAACTACACAGTCCCGCCCACTTATGTGTTCTGGTATCACGGCTCCGAGATGATCAACTATGATGCTAATCGGAGGGTGAATATTAGCGTATATCCCGTGCATGTCTTGGACTTTCCTTCTGCGCAGAACacattctttatgtgtgtgtgtgtgtgtgtgtgtgtttgtcatttatTTGTCAATCcgtaagactctctctctctctcattctctgtctgtctgtctgtctctctatccatctgtctatctatatagatctctatctctatctctctctttcttctctctctctctctctctctctctctctctctctctctctctctctctctctctctctctctctctctctctctctctctctctctctctctaacataatGAACGCACAAGAAGTAAAACAAGTTTATTTATACGAAAGTGAGCAAGACAAGACACCACAAGAGAGGTGAGGTGAGCGtctgcggggaggagaggggaaacacggaggaaaatgaaataagaggaaGGTAAAAAATGTTGGAGAAAGGCACTGCTGACGTGTCGGACGAAGTATGAGAATtgtgtaaaggagagagagagagaggagaggagagggagagagagggagagagagggagagagagagagagagagagagagagagagagagagagagagagagagagagagagagagagagagagagagagagagagagagagagaaggaaggagagtgggtgggagaaagaaacaaagaaagagagaaacaaacaaacatgtaaacagaaagaggcaaagagacaaGACCGGCAAGGGAACGTGGGAAGGAAAAAACAGAGGTACCCAAAGGGAGCGAGAGACTTGCACAAAGAGAAACACAAGAGAtacacaagaagaagagagagggaggagaacgagggagaaataACCAGCTTTCGGTTTCTTCCAGCTGGCAGAGATAAAGGCATTCTTCCTGCATTCTAGTGTCTCGTGGCCCGGGCATCGGTGaccagagagaaaaatggagaacaaGAACCTCCAGCATTCCGGAGAGTAACTGTACCGATCGTGTTTCCACAGAGGAAGGTGCAAAGGGAATCGGATCCCCTTTCTTATACCGATTCCTTTTTACTTATAGCGTGCTGTAAAGGATCCCGGTTTTTTATAGCGAGTTGcaattgtttctgtttttatcataGTTTGTTGTAACTGATTTCTTTTCTTACAGTGACTTTCGTATGATTATTTccgtttgatgttttttttctctttttctttgtttacgatTATTGCTAATCTTGGCATTTCTTTGATTTAAAACCTCGAACTTGTAGGCCATAATaacacactaatgataataatgaggatgatgataaaatggtgctaatgctaataatggtaataatcatgaagacaaaaaaataacaatagtaataataataataataatcataataatgataataataatgataacaatgatggtgataaacacGGTgcaaatgctaataacaatggtgataactataataataatattaataatgatgacaataatgataatgataacaatagtgataatgataatgataatgatgatggtgataataataataatgataataatgataataataataataataatatgaataataataacaatgataattatatgatagtGGTTAATATgacaactattattgttattacaattatccttattactattattattatcattatcattttgattgttattattattatcactattattattttcattatcattattatcattgttattgtaatttttatatctaatattattgttttgttatcatcactatcgtcattattgctattgttattattatcattatcatcatcatcattattattattattggcattattatcattatcattattattattattattattattattattattattattattattattagtagtagtagtagtagtagtagtagtagtagtagtagtatcattatcattatcattattattattgttattatgttattattattattattgttattattatgttattattattattattattttaattatttcgttcgttattcttattattttcacttttcatatgattgttattaatgttattagcataattgttattatcattagacttAACATCAGCAAACACTCTCTCACATGCAGGTAAATGTTCTCAGTCGCGGAGGTGAGAGTGAACTGCGATTAACAGGTGTAACGCAGGAAGACTCTGGTAATTACACCTGTGTCCCAGCTAATGCCAGGCCTTCTTCGGTGGTCCTCCATGTTATTATAGGTGGGTATCTCGGTACGTTTATTATAGGGTGTGACATTCGGTTCCGTGGGTCTGTAAGGTAAGGCAGATATGTGCATATTGTGGGGTTGAAATAGTGTGTTTGTATACCTGTATGGGcttctacttatttttttgttttcttgtgtgttttttttcacgTAGATAGTTCATTAACAAAGAGGTAATTACTAGTTCATtgtatctcacctgtttaccctcttcctaggatttcgaaaaaaatctaatttatttttcattgatattagtataataggaataactataatgatcataattactttcaaagtaatcatataatcataatcttaGTAATGAAAATGCCAGCCATAGTGGTAGCAACAGCAaaaatagcattagaaaaaaaacgaaaacttaaTTAAAGGGTATATCTTATAGGTTTACTGTGCATCCCAACTTTGTGAATATTAATAACCGTTGCCTCTTTCCCGTTTATGCATGTCAGCTGTAAATTATGACATGAGTATCTCACTTTAAAGACCACTACAGCTGTGTTTTGAGTGTTCTTTATTACAAGTTCCTACTGCTATTACCGTGTTATTGATGTGCACATAATCGCTCGTTTGGCATCATGTTTCTCGTACATCAACTGCAGGAAACAGCAACATTTCTCcggattattattttatattcgaCTTCATCAATAATATTCTCATATcttatatcattcttattgttttccttatcattaattgtattgttattaatcattatcatcatcataaatatcatcatgaaGTTTATTggtactatgattatttttattcttgttgttattgttattctcattatctcttattagcattactattattgtcatttgtagTAGAAGTATAATGTAATTgaagttattattagtattagtatcattattctcattattatcatcatcattatcattagtattatagttttcattgttattaatatttttaaaaaatcattataataattgtcatcattattatcattaccattattactattatcatcattattatcattactattattactattattatcattattatttttactgctatcattgtaacaattatcatcttttcattcttctttttatgattattattactggtaatattgataataatgagaataatgataatcataataatgattatgaaaccgataatagtaacaatattaataataatgataat includes:
- the LOC138864090 gene encoding uncharacterized protein gives rise to the protein MPLPRDFLEVICSRHQESTLFSLLCFVFLSLWLKWSNIKLGVAEGLAGAWKPRGQSASEESDVHRYVIEHGMWTPDPGELLGPYEEEAPRRITKAKFLTANNTVTTVQAGTAGAFRCQILDVADHETVSWVRRRDHHLITLGSHTYTNDDRFHVSHTPPFKVVSRRGKEWTLHIKYVQTRDSGVYECQLSTHPPMGILTTLMVIEPVSHITGGPDLYAQEGSDVTLLCRLKNYTVPPTYVFWYHGSEMINYDANRRCLVARASVTREKNGEQEPPAFRRRAVKDPGFL